Proteins from a genomic interval of Colletes latitarsis isolate SP2378_abdomen chromosome 12, iyColLati1, whole genome shotgun sequence:
- the Cluap1 gene encoding clusterin associated protein 1: MSFRDLRNFTEMMRLLGYPRLISIGNFRLPNFPLVAEILVWLVERFDSDVDIPSEHNTEEERIALIRAVAEFMALKTNIKLNTKKLYQADGYAVKELLKITTLLYDAQINSNNNDVISDDDFNLTDFDISDKVNELKSTRQLASQLTVTGASLFDLLGREVDLREIRNSKVARQFDTSEIEVVLKNVIESVRKEIDDTKRQIDNVKDTEQNLDVRIERRRAELDRNQKRLQTLKKVRPAFMEEFEKLEVELRSLYDDYLQKFRYLAYLEHLYEDTAKAEQERFERRQEATRKQLEKMRAEDANFETMMEGNDSILPTNLQEPPPPLSEIEKQNPEKRTQSSRLKSAGRASRMQISQRRIYGSMSGRQRGTIQESNDSAGSVDSDSDLLIDGDLDDDDDDDDILDSVGGTEIGNFDLKVGQEKRAVSKLDHSDEDF, from the exons ATGTCATTTCGTGACTTGAGAA ATTTCACAGAAATGATGCGACTGCTCGGATATCCGAGATTAATCTCTATTGGAAACTTTCGTTTGCCAAATTTCCCACTGGTTGCGGAAATTCTCGTTTGGCTGGTGGAAAGATTTGATTCTGATGTTGATATACCTAGTGAGCATAATACCGAAGAAGAACGTATTGCATTAATTCGTGCTGTTGCCGAATTCATG GCACTGAAAACGAATATTAAGTTAAATACAAAGAAATTATACCAAGCTGATGGCTATGCTGTgaaagaattattaaaaataaccaCATTATTGTACGATGCTCAAATCAACAGTAACAACAATGATGTAATATCCGATGATGACTTCAATTTAACTGATTTTGATATTTCTGATAAAGTTAATGAACTGAAATCAACTAGACAATTGGCCAGTCAGTTGACTGTCACTGGTGCATCATTGTTTGACTTGTTAGGACGAGAAGTAGATCTTCGAGAGATTCGTAATTCAAAAGTTGCTAGACAGTTTGATACGTCGGAAATTGAAGTAGTGTTGAAAAATGTTATCGAAAGTGTACGGAAAGAAATTGATGACACCAAAAGACAGATTGATAATGTTAAG GATACAGAACAGAATTTGGATGTAAGAATTGAGAGGCGTCGCGCAGAGCTTGATAGAAATCAAAAGCGGCTACAAACGTTGAAAAAAGTACGGCCAGCTTTTATGGAAGAGTTCGAAAAACTTGAAGTGGAATTGAGATCTTTGTATGACgattatttacaaaaatttcGGTACCTCGCGTACCTTGAACACTTGTACGAAGATACAGCTAAAGCAGAGCAAGAAAGATTTGAAAGGCG ACAAGAGGCAACGCGAAAGCAATTGGAAAAGATGAGAGCAGAGGACGCCAATTTTGAAACCATGATGGAAGGGAATGATTCCATATTGCCTACAAATCTTCAAGAGCCTCCACCTCCACTTAGTGAAATAGAGAAACAAAATCCTGAAAAAAGAACtcaaagcagtcgattaaaatcAG CTGGCCGTGCATCAAGAATGCAAATATCACAGCGTCGAATTTACGGCAGCATGTCAGGACGCCAGAGAGGAACAATCCAAGAATCGAATGACAGTGCTGGCTCTGTAGACAGCGATAGTGATTTATTGATCGACGGTGATCTCGATGACGACGATGACGATGACGACATTTTAGATTCTGTGGGAGGAACAGAAATTGGGAATTTTGATTTAAAGGTTGGGCAAGAAAAACGAGCAGTTAGTAAGCTAGATCATTCAGATGAGGATTTTTAA
- the LOC143348964 gene encoding large ribosomal subunit protein mL62: protein MNIVSRQCIRIFKNDLTQQAKCCIFGRALTYKSAISLDKLYPTSNLKLYTPTFVPEDPNAKFNGYIPLEQIDITYSRSSGPGGQHVNRTNTKVDVRFQLKSAKWLSEEIKEKLAEEFKNKLTRDGYLVIKSELTRSQQLNLADALEKLRTIIRNAVKPPPEVSPETLEMKRKQKLKAARERVFKKRMHSEIKNARNSPIVF, encoded by the exons atgaaTATTGTTAGTAGACAATgcattagaatttttaaaaacgaCTTAACGCAACAGGCCAAATGTTGTATTTTTGGAAGAGCTCTAACTTATAAAAGTGCTATCTCACTTGATAAGTTGTATCCAACGAGTAACCTTAAACTTTATACACCAACATTT GTTCCCGAAGACCCAAATGCAAAATTTAACGGTTATATACCGTTAGAACAAATTGATATAACATATTCCCGTAGTAGTGGTCCTGGGGGGCAACATGTGAATCGTACAAATACTAAAGTAGATGTAAGGTTCCAATTAAAAAGTGCCAAATGGTTATCAgaagaaattaaagaaaaattggCTGAAGAA TTCAAAAATAAGCTAACTAGAGACGGCTACTTAGTAATAAAATCAGAATTAACAAGATCacagcaattaaacctagctgatGCTCTAGAAAAATTAAGGACAATAATAAGAAATGCAGTAAAACCACCACCAGAGGTGTCTCCCGAAACTTTAgaaatgaaacgaaaacaaaAGCTTAAAGCAGCAAGGGAAAGAGTTTTTAAAAAACGAATGCATTCTGAAATTAAGAATGCAAGAAACTCTCCTATAGTCTTTTAA